A window of the Cannabis sativa cultivar Pink pepper isolate KNU-18-1 chromosome X, ASM2916894v1, whole genome shotgun sequence genome harbors these coding sequences:
- the LOC115700096 gene encoding F-box/LRR-repeat protein 10 isoform X2, translating into MFDVSLFLRHNFARIWALASEKLVSLEIGYISSVMMTELLSPNQSPNHIQPSILPNIQKLCLSVDYITDTMVATISKGLISLSHLDLRDAPIIEPSLTIDLTNNGLQQINQRGKLKYLSLIRSQEFIPTYFRRVNDLGLLLMADKCADMESICLGGFCRVTDTGFKTIFHACSKLYKLKVSHGTQLTDLIFHDISATSLSLLHVSLRWCSLLTNQAVASLASNKNLKILDLRCCRNLGDEALRAIRNLTKLKSLLLDGSDISDMGLSFLRPSVIQSLVSLSVRGCKKLTDKFISALFEGCPITELRELDLSNLPHLSDNGILLLAKSRIPIVELRLRQCPLIGDTSVMALASMQVDDQRWHGNSLRLLDVYNCGGITQLSFRWLKRPYFPRLRWLGVTGIVNRDMVDALARNRPFLHVACRGEELGFEQWDSSDGLNMHDYDEEDELEQWLLEGEVEGGIDDEEMVDAELME; encoded by the coding sequence ATGTTTGATGTGTCATTGTTTCTTCGTCATAACTTTGCTCGAATATGGGCTTTGGCTTCAGAAAAACTCGTCTCTCTTGAGATTGGCTACATTTCATCTGTAATGATGACTGAACTACTTAGCCCAAATCAATCACCAAATCATATTCAACCTTCGATCTTGCCAAACATTCAAAAATTGTGTCTTTCAGTGGACTATATTACTGATACAATGGTTGCTACAATTTCTAAAGGTCTCATCTCCTTATCCCATTTGGACCTTCGAGATGCACCAATTATTGAGCCAAGCCTTACAATTGACCTTACAAACAATGGCCTTCAACAAATTAATCAGCGCGGAAAACTGAAATATCTCTCTTTGATCCGGAGCCAGGAGTTCATCCCTACCTATTTCAGGAGAGTAAATGATCTTGGACTCCTCTTAATGGCTGATAAGTGTGCGGATATGGAAAGCATATGTCTCGGAGGCTTTTGTCGGGTTACTGACACAGGTTTCAAAACAATATTTCATGCCTGCTCCAAGCTATATAAGCTTAAGGTGTCCCATGGGACTCAGTTAACTGATTTAATATTTCATGATATTTCTGCTACTTCACTTTCCTTGTTGCATGTTAGCTTGAGATGGTGTAGTCTTTTAACTAACCAAGCAGTTGCCAGTTTGGCATCTAATAAGAATCTTAAAATTCTTGACTTGAGATGCTGCAGAAACCTTGGTGATGAAGCCCTTAGAGCCATAAGGAATCTGACAAAACTAAAATCTTTACTGTTGGATGGCTCTGATATTAGTGATATGGGATTATCATTCTTGAGACCAAGTGTTATACAGTCCCTTGTGTCATTATCTGTTAGAGGGTGCAAAAAGCTTACAGATAAATTCATTTCAGCTCTTTTTGAGGGCTGTCCAATAACCGAGTTGCGAGAGTTGGACCTATCCAATCTTCCCCATCTCTCTGATAATGGAATCCTGTTACTGGCAAAAAGTCGTATTCCAATTGTTGAACTGAGATTGCGACAGTGTCCTCTCATTGGTGACACTTCAGTCATGGCGTTGGCCTCAATGCAAGTCGACGACCAGAGGTGGCATGGCAATAGCTTACGGCTATTAGATGTATATAACTGTGGCGGCATCACACAGCTTTCATTCCGCTGGTTGAAGAGGCCTTACTTTCCAAGATTGAGATGGCTGGGGGTGACAGGGATCGTAAATAGAGATATGGTAGATGCCTTGGCTAGGAATAGACCATTCCTACATGTAGCTTGCCGTGGTGAGGAGCTAGGTTTCGAACAATGGGATAGCTCTGATGGTTTGAACATGCATGACTATGACGAAGAGGACGAGCTTGAACAATGGCTTTTAGAAGGTGAAGTTGAAGGTGGCATCGACGACGAGGAGATGGTTGATGCAGAACTAATGGAGTAA
- the LOC115700096 gene encoding F-box/LRR-repeat protein 10 isoform X1: MAMEQEIIGGSENESLDLLPSALLATIFTKLDVSSICSCATTCKTFNSCISHILSFLPTFHLLDVAPSLDLLRPLMPPNPCVRSLKVDCNRLDDSAIQTLVRPSLQELSLINCADFSGKLLSEIGTMCKDLRSLFLGSVAEKRGRAIHISDLEELLGGCPQLEGLVLMFDVSLFLRHNFARIWALASEKLVSLEIGYISSVMMTELLSPNQSPNHIQPSILPNIQKLCLSVDYITDTMVATISKGLISLSHLDLRDAPIIEPSLTIDLTNNGLQQINQRGKLKYLSLIRSQEFIPTYFRRVNDLGLLLMADKCADMESICLGGFCRVTDTGFKTIFHACSKLYKLKVSHGTQLTDLIFHDISATSLSLLHVSLRWCSLLTNQAVASLASNKNLKILDLRCCRNLGDEALRAIRNLTKLKSLLLDGSDISDMGLSFLRPSVIQSLVSLSVRGCKKLTDKFISALFEGCPITELRELDLSNLPHLSDNGILLLAKSRIPIVELRLRQCPLIGDTSVMALASMQVDDQRWHGNSLRLLDVYNCGGITQLSFRWLKRPYFPRLRWLGVTGIVNRDMVDALARNRPFLHVACRGEELGFEQWDSSDGLNMHDYDEEDELEQWLLEGEVEGGIDDEEMVDAELME; this comes from the exons ATGGCGATGGAGCAGGAAATCATTGGTGGGTCTGAGAATGAGAGTCTGGATCTGCTTCCATCGGCTCTACTGGCCACCATCTTCACCAAGCTTGATGTCTCCTCCATCTGCTCCTGCGCCACCACTTGCAAGACCTTCAATTCCTGCATTTCTCACATCCTTTCTTTCCTACCCACTTTTCACCTTCTC GATGTTGCGCCTTCGCTTGATTTGCTGAGACCTCTAATGCCGCCGAACCCGTGCGTGAGGAGCCTGAAGGTTGATTGCAATCGTCTTGATGATTCGGCGATCCAGACTTTGGTGAGACCTTCTTTGCAGGAGCTTTCTCTGATTAATTGCGCTGATTTTAGTGGGAAATTGCTTTCTGAGATTGGAACCATGTGCAAAGACCTAAG ATCTCTCTTCTTGGGGTCCGTGGCTGAAAAACGAGGACGGGCTATACATATTTCTGATTTGGAAGAGTTACTCGGTGGTTGCCCTCAATTAGAA GGACTTGTCCTCATGTTTGATGTGTCATTGTTTCTTCGTCATAACTTTGCTCGAATATGGGCTTTGGCTTCAGAAAAACTCGTCTCTCTTGAGATTGGCTACATTTCATCTGTAATGATGACTGAACTACTTAGCCCAAATCAATCACCAAATCATATTCAACCTTCGATCTTGCCAAACATTCAAAAATTGTGTCTTTCAGTGGACTATATTACTGATACAATGGTTGCTACAATTTCTAAAGGTCTCATCTCCTTATCCCATTTGGACCTTCGAGATGCACCAATTATTGAGCCAAGCCTTACAATTGACCTTACAAACAATGGCCTTCAACAAATTAATCAGCGCGGAAAACTGAAATATCTCTCTTTGATCCGGAGCCAGGAGTTCATCCCTACCTATTTCAGGAGAGTAAATGATCTTGGACTCCTCTTAATGGCTGATAAGTGTGCGGATATGGAAAGCATATGTCTCGGAGGCTTTTGTCGGGTTACTGACACAGGTTTCAAAACAATATTTCATGCCTGCTCCAAGCTATATAAGCTTAAGGTGTCCCATGGGACTCAGTTAACTGATTTAATATTTCATGATATTTCTGCTACTTCACTTTCCTTGTTGCATGTTAGCTTGAGATGGTGTAGTCTTTTAACTAACCAAGCAGTTGCCAGTTTGGCATCTAATAAGAATCTTAAAATTCTTGACTTGAGATGCTGCAGAAACCTTGGTGATGAAGCCCTTAGAGCCATAAGGAATCTGACAAAACTAAAATCTTTACTGTTGGATGGCTCTGATATTAGTGATATGGGATTATCATTCTTGAGACCAAGTGTTATACAGTCCCTTGTGTCATTATCTGTTAGAGGGTGCAAAAAGCTTACAGATAAATTCATTTCAGCTCTTTTTGAGGGCTGTCCAATAACCGAGTTGCGAGAGTTGGACCTATCCAATCTTCCCCATCTCTCTGATAATGGAATCCTGTTACTGGCAAAAAGTCGTATTCCAATTGTTGAACTGAGATTGCGACAGTGTCCTCTCATTGGTGACACTTCAGTCATGGCGTTGGCCTCAATGCAAGTCGACGACCAGAGGTGGCATGGCAATAGCTTACGGCTATTAGATGTATATAACTGTGGCGGCATCACACAGCTTTCATTCCGCTGGTTGAAGAGGCCTTACTTTCCAAGATTGAGATGGCTGGGGGTGACAGGGATCGTAAATAGAGATATGGTAGATGCCTTGGCTAGGAATAGACCATTCCTACATGTAGCTTGCCGTGGTGAGGAGCTAGGTTTCGAACAATGGGATAGCTCTGATGGTTTGAACATGCATGACTATGACGAAGAGGACGAGCTTGAACAATGGCTTTTAGAAGGTGAAGTTGAAGGTGGCATCGACGACGAGGAGATGGTTGATGCAGAACTAATGGAGTAA